A single genomic interval of Streptomyces sp. BA2 harbors:
- a CDS encoding phosphotransferase family protein, with protein sequence MSSDHPPGLDLDQLRGHLDRERPGLVGGPLTARLIEGGRSNLTYAVTDGTTRWVVRRPPLGHVLATAHDMKREHRVISALHGTDVPVPEPLLLCEDDSVIGAPFYVMDFVDGTPYRTAEELAPLGAERTRAAVIGLVDTLVDLHSVDPEAVGLGDFGRPDGFLDRQLRRWGKQLDASRNRDLAGIDELHAALGRQLPVSPAPTVVHGDYRLDNVLIGDDDRIKAILDWEMSTLGDPLTDLGLLVMYSTRLELPDSPISTTAGAPGHPEAAELIERYAARSGRDVSAVAWYTAFAWFKLAVILEGIHYRYTLGQTVGAGFDRIGELVPVFIEHGLTTLQGRQEG encoded by the coding sequence ATGAGCTCAGACCATCCACCCGGCCTCGATCTCGACCAGTTGCGCGGCCATCTGGACCGCGAGCGGCCGGGCCTCGTGGGCGGACCGCTCACCGCCCGGCTGATCGAGGGCGGCCGGTCGAACCTCACGTACGCCGTGACGGACGGCACCACACGCTGGGTCGTACGCCGTCCACCCCTCGGGCACGTGCTCGCCACCGCGCACGACATGAAGCGCGAGCACCGGGTGATCAGCGCGCTGCACGGGACCGACGTGCCCGTGCCCGAGCCCTTGCTGCTCTGCGAGGACGACTCCGTGATCGGCGCGCCCTTCTACGTCATGGACTTCGTGGACGGCACGCCCTACCGCACCGCCGAGGAGCTGGCACCGCTGGGCGCCGAGCGCACCCGTGCGGCGGTCATCGGCCTCGTCGACACCCTCGTCGACCTGCACTCCGTGGACCCGGAAGCGGTCGGCCTCGGTGACTTCGGGCGGCCCGACGGCTTCCTCGACCGGCAGCTGCGCCGCTGGGGCAAGCAGCTCGACGCCTCACGCAACCGCGACCTGGCGGGGATCGACGAGCTGCACGCCGCCCTGGGACGACAGCTGCCCGTCTCCCCCGCGCCCACCGTCGTGCACGGCGACTACCGGCTCGACAACGTCCTGATCGGCGATGACGACCGGATCAAGGCGATCCTCGACTGGGAGATGTCCACCCTCGGCGATCCGCTCACCGACCTGGGGCTGCTCGTCATGTACAGCACCCGGCTCGAACTGCCCGACTCCCCCATCAGCACCACCGCGGGCGCGCCAGGGCACCCGGAGGCCGCCGAGCTGATCGAGCGGTACGCCGCGCGCTCGGGGCGCGATGTCTCCGCGGTCGCCTGGTACACGGCGTTCGCGTGGTTCAAGCTCGCCGTGATCCTGGAGGGCATCCACTACCGGTACACGCTCGGCCAGACGGTCGGCGCGGGCTTCGACCGCATCGGGGAACTGGTCCCCGTCTTCATCGAGCACGGCCTCACCACCCTCCAAGGACGACAGGAAGGCTGA